A stretch of Sulfurimonas xiamenensis DNA encodes these proteins:
- the ileS gene encoding isoleucine--tRNA ligase, with translation MDYKDTLLLPTTEFAMRGNLINNEPKRYASWDEKKVYEKMKANRKDAESFTLHDGPPYANGNTHIGHALNKILKDIIIKHNYFNGKSVRFTPGWDCHGLPIEQQVEKKVGGKQKKELLGAAKVRELCRKHASEFVDIQREEFKKLGIIADWENPYVTMDYKFEANIYRTLCNVAKKGLLIERSKPVFWSWAERTALAEAEVEYEDKEDYSIFIAFELSDDAKAKLSIDSKAALVIWTTTPWTIPANTGISLNPEEEYVLTTTGYIVAKKLLESLKEQGILDGDIAKTFHAKEFENLLALNPLNGRTSRIVLGEHVLVENGTGCVHTAPGHGEDDYRIGLVYDLEVVMPVDETGCYDNTLVRDGLIPNAEEFVGRHIFKSNEDIIALMGESVIHVSKFKHSYPHCWRSHTPLIFRATKQWFISVDGTPKGENKTLRQIALDEVEKTLFYPQSGKNRLRSMVENRPDWCISRQRDWGVPIAFFRVKATGEILLDEKVLNFTAMVFEMHGSDAWYSMPTEQLLYPGAGYSADELEKVTDILDVWFDSGSTWYSVLKSRNYDAGEYQADLYVEGSDQHRGWFQSSMFLSAAIEHKAPYKGVLTHGFTVDEKGEKMSKSKGNVVAPEKVLKEYGSEILRLWVASSDYQGDLKISQGILRQTAENYRKLRNTFRIMLANINDLKAISPYEEMGELDKWILSEAKEVFDAVHKSFSGYNFVNGMNLLNNFIVNELSGIYIDITKDSLYCDGKNDAKRNASQSAMAIIAKSLLGLIAPILTYTADEIVENAPAIIKGDKEDIFDFVYESIEDVKSEFNVDYMFAARESFYEKIDALKKEKIIKNTLELVLYTESKTALKMNKTEAEDWFVVSGVIEGETSEELGTFSVDGDTFIIAKATKAKCPRCWKYQSENEESTCPRCSKVLNA, from the coding sequence ATGGATTACAAAGATACGCTACTTTTACCAACCACTGAATTTGCCATGAGAGGCAATCTTATCAACAATGAACCAAAAAGATACGCTTCTTGGGATGAGAAGAAAGTATATGAAAAGATGAAAGCCAACCGTAAAGATGCCGAGAGCTTTACTCTTCATGACGGTCCTCCATACGCAAATGGCAATACGCACATCGGTCATGCACTCAACAAAATCTTAAAAGATATAATCATAAAACATAACTATTTTAACGGCAAATCAGTGCGTTTTACTCCGGGTTGGGATTGTCACGGTCTTCCGATTGAGCAGCAGGTTGAGAAAAAAGTAGGCGGCAAACAGAAAAAAGAGCTTCTTGGTGCCGCAAAAGTAAGAGAACTTTGCCGCAAGCACGCATCTGAGTTTGTCGATATCCAAAGAGAAGAGTTTAAAAAGCTTGGCATCATCGCCGACTGGGAAAACCCTTATGTAACTATGGATTATAAATTTGAGGCAAACATCTACCGCACTCTTTGCAATGTTGCAAAAAAAGGACTTCTTATCGAGCGAAGCAAACCTGTTTTTTGGTCATGGGCTGAGAGAACGGCACTAGCTGAGGCTGAAGTAGAGTATGAAGACAAAGAGGATTACTCAATCTTTATCGCGTTTGAGCTAAGCGATGATGCAAAAGCGAAACTCTCTATAGATTCAAAAGCAGCTTTAGTTATCTGGACGACAACTCCATGGACGATACCTGCAAACACAGGAATATCACTCAACCCTGAGGAGGAGTATGTTCTAACGACAACAGGATACATCGTTGCCAAAAAACTTCTGGAGTCTCTAAAAGAGCAAGGTATCTTAGACGGCGATATCGCTAAAACTTTTCATGCAAAAGAGTTTGAGAACCTTCTTGCGCTTAATCCGCTAAATGGCAGAACTTCCCGCATAGTTCTTGGCGAACATGTTCTAGTTGAAAACGGTACAGGGTGTGTTCACACGGCTCCGGGACACGGTGAAGATGACTACCGCATTGGTCTTGTTTATGACCTTGAAGTCGTTATGCCGGTTGATGAGACGGGATGTTATGACAACACACTCGTTAGGGATGGTTTGATTCCAAATGCAGAGGAGTTTGTGGGGCGACATATCTTTAAATCTAACGAAGATATTATCGCTCTTATGGGAGAGAGTGTTATACATGTTTCAAAGTTTAAGCACTCCTACCCACACTGCTGGAGAAGCCACACGCCTCTAATTTTCAGAGCGACAAAACAATGGTTTATCAGTGTTGACGGCACGCCTAAGGGTGAAAACAAAACACTGAGACAAATCGCTCTTGATGAAGTTGAAAAGACTCTCTTCTATCCACAAAGCGGCAAAAACAGACTTAGATCAATGGTTGAAAACCGTCCCGACTGGTGTATCTCGCGTCAAAGAGACTGGGGTGTTCCAATAGCGTTTTTTAGAGTAAAAGCGACAGGCGAAATCCTTCTTGATGAGAAAGTTTTAAACTTTACTGCAATGGTTTTTGAGATGCATGGAAGCGATGCGTGGTACTCAATGCCTACAGAACAGCTTCTCTATCCGGGTGCAGGATACAGCGCTGATGAACTTGAAAAAGTAACGGATATCTTGGATGTTTGGTTTGACAGCGGCTCTACATGGTATTCGGTTTTAAAATCCCGCAACTACGATGCAGGCGAATATCAGGCAGACTTATATGTTGAAGGAAGCGATCAGCACCGCGGCTGGTTCCAGTCATCAATGTTTTTAAGTGCGGCGATCGAGCACAAAGCGCCATACAAAGGGGTCCTTACTCACGGTTTCACGGTTGATGAAAAGGGTGAGAAGATGTCAAAATCTAAAGGCAATGTAGTAGCTCCTGAAAAAGTTTTAAAAGAGTACGGCAGTGAAATTTTGCGTCTTTGGGTTGCTTCAAGCGACTATCAGGGAGACCTCAAAATCTCTCAAGGCATCTTAAGACAAACGGCTGAAAACTACCGCAAACTGAGAAACACTTTTAGAATTATGCTTGCAAACATAAATGACCTTAAAGCTATATCACCATATGAAGAGATGGGTGAACTTGACAAGTGGATTTTAAGTGAAGCAAAAGAGGTATTTGATGCGGTTCACAAATCATTTAGCGGTTATAACTTTGTAAATGGAATGAACCTACTCAACAACTTTATCGTAAATGAGTTAAGCGGAATTTACATCGACATCACAAAAGATTCTCTCTACTGCGACGGTAAAAATGACGCGAAAAGAAATGCAAGTCAGAGTGCAATGGCTATCATAGCTAAATCTCTTTTAGGATTAATCGCGCCAATACTTACTTACACAGCAGATGAGATAGTAGAGAACGCTCCTGCTATCATCAAAGGCGACAAAGAGGACATTTTTGATTTTGTCTATGAGAGTATCGAAGATGTAAAATCTGAGTTCAATGTTGATTATATGTTTGCTGCCAGAGAGAGTTTTTACGAAAAAATAGATGCTCTTAAAAAAGAAAAAATCATAAAAAACACACTGGAGTTGGTACTCTACACAGAGTCAAAAACTGCTCTTAAAATGAACAAAACAGAAGCTGAAGACTGGTTCGTGGTATCTGGCGTTATAGAGGGCGAAACATCT
- a CDS encoding CinA family protein has translation MKLHLLFIGNKFIYNRALKEYIIRKIEQKADFINSITFFKESDNSLFLYLERELHSTDKYIIITTKQHFSTLGKLICTVTSDNQVLKDDMLIPSNSSLYEKGSYLLEYKNSTANVLHIDEMEKFPELLLNFEETKYIMHLFDENDREHMISLIAPVAQTYDVKIDIVDIIEGWFIVNIRSKKYGDISQFIASVKQLFPNKIIAAESIESYIIDRLSLHKKKISFAESCTGGLLTYYFTKNNGASKILDGSLVTYANNIKESWLGVNADTLEKHGAVSSEVVLEMSEGALNVSNADYAISISGIAGDSGGTKYKPVGTVYIGVRSKIRHKEIHLNLNGDRNYIQHQSVLFAIKMLLLMDKEMFF, from the coding sequence ATGAAACTGCATCTTCTATTTATAGGCAATAAGTTTATATACAATAGAGCGTTAAAAGAGTACATTATTAGAAAAATTGAGCAAAAAGCTGATTTTATAAACTCAATAACTTTTTTTAAAGAGAGTGACAACTCACTTTTTTTATATCTAGAAAGAGAACTTCACTCTACAGACAAATATATAATTATAACTACAAAACAGCATTTCTCAACTTTAGGAAAACTTATCTGTACAGTTACAAGTGATAATCAAGTTTTAAAAGATGATATGTTAATACCTTCAAATAGTTCTTTATATGAGAAAGGAAGTTATCTTTTGGAGTATAAAAATTCAACTGCAAATGTTTTGCATATAGATGAAATGGAAAAATTTCCAGAATTGTTATTAAATTTTGAAGAAACAAAATATATTATGCATCTGTTTGATGAAAATGATAGAGAACATATGATCTCTTTAATTGCTCCAGTTGCACAAACATATGATGTAAAAATAGATATAGTTGATATTATTGAAGGGTGGTTTATTGTTAATATCAGAAGTAAAAAATATGGTGATATATCTCAATTTATTGCCTCTGTTAAGCAGTTGTTTCCAAATAAGATTATTGCAGCAGAGAGTATAGAGAGCTATATTATAGATAGATTATCCTTACACAAAAAAAAGATCTCATTCGCTGAGAGTTGTACAGGTGGACTCTTAACCTACTATTTTACAAAAAACAATGGAGCTTCAAAGATACTTGATGGTTCATTGGTAACATATGCAAACAATATAAAAGAGAGTTGGCTTGGAGTAAATGCAGATACACTTGAAAAACATGGAGCAGTAAGCAGCGAAGTTGTTTTGGAAATGAGTGAAGGAGCACTAAATGTAAGTAACGCTGATTATGCCATATCTATAAGCGGAATTGCAGGTGATAGCGGAGGAACCAAATATAAACCGGTAGGTACTGTATACATAGGAGTAAGAAGTAAAATCAGACATAAAGAAATTCACTTAAATCTCAATGGAGACAGGAACTATATTCAACATCAAAGTGTACTTTTTGCCATTAAAATGCTTCTACTGATGGATAAAGAGATGTTTTTTTAA
- a CDS encoding FtsW/RodA/SpoVE family cell cycle protein translates to MWRIDKRILAQFDFISIILIIPLILTSNWLIGEVVPALAQKQMAYVGISFLVFLVVFFLPIRRMSWLIPLIYWISIGLLFAVEFFGHARLGAQRWIEIPFINATIQPSEFVKPALILMLAYLIKKSPPPINGYRLKEFLKISIYILLPFFLIAKEPDLGTAIILLLVGYGVLFFIGVHWKIWAVIIGSIVLLSPLAYKFLLHDYQKVRIKDFLSEKPSYHVQQSIIAIGSGGLTGKSKDEATQTQMRFLPIATSDFIFAFLVERSGFLGALGIILIYVLLILHLMSLSIFNTDYYIKVVTIATSFMIFIYMSVNISMTIGYAPVVGVPLPMFSYGGSSFITFVILFAIMQNLIAFRYKDMYDERGKKSFL, encoded by the coding sequence TTGTGGAGAATTGATAAGCGTATTTTAGCACAATTTGATTTTATTTCCATTATTCTTATCATTCCGTTAATTCTTACTTCAAACTGGCTTATAGGCGAAGTTGTGCCTGCTCTTGCACAAAAGCAGATGGCTTATGTCGGTATCTCTTTTTTAGTTTTTTTAGTTGTTTTTTTCCTTCCGATTCGCAGAATGAGCTGGCTTATTCCCCTTATATACTGGATTAGCATAGGGTTGCTTTTTGCAGTTGAATTTTTTGGTCATGCAAGACTCGGAGCACAAAGATGGATAGAAATACCTTTTATAAATGCTACCATTCAGCCATCAGAATTTGTAAAACCGGCGCTGATTTTAATGCTCGCATATCTTATAAAAAAAAGTCCTCCGCCCATAAACGGCTATAGATTAAAAGAGTTTTTAAAAATTAGTATTTACATACTGCTGCCATTTTTTTTAATAGCAAAAGAGCCTGATTTAGGCACTGCTATTATTCTTCTTCTAGTTGGCTACGGGGTGCTGTTTTTTATAGGGGTGCATTGGAAAATATGGGCAGTTATTATTGGTTCAATTGTGCTTCTTTCCCCGCTTGCTTACAAATTTTTGCTTCATGATTATCAAAAAGTCAGAATCAAAGATTTTCTTAGCGAAAAACCTTCCTATCATGTTCAGCAATCTATCATTGCAATAGGCTCAGGCGGACTGACAGGCAAGTCAAAAGATGAAGCAACACAGACCCAAATGAGATTTCTTCCCATTGCCACAAGTGATTTTATCTTTGCGTTTTTAGTTGAGAGAAGCGGATTTTTAGGGGCTTTAGGTATTATACTTATATATGTATTGCTTATTTTGCATCTTATGAGTTTAAGTATTTTTAACACTGATTACTACATAAAAGTTGTAACTATAGCAACATCATTTATGATTTTTATCTATATGTCTGTAAATATTTCAATGACTATAGGATATGCTCCAGTTGTCGGAGTTCCTTTGCCAATGTTTAGTTACGGTGGAAGCAGTTTTATAACTTTTGTTATTCTTTTTGCAATAATGCAAAATCTTATAGCATTTAGATATAAAGACATGTACGACGAAAGAGGGAAAAAAAGTTTTTTATAA
- a CDS encoding RluA family pseudouridine synthase, translating into MNEKKSYICNEAQRLDTFLALEIGQSRSQITQLIKKECVYVDEKIVSRCGVKLKENQVVKVNFPDVETKPALDIDFHVETLYEDDDVLVINKPSGLTVHPAPSVKEATLVDWLKHKGIRLSTISGDERHGIVHRLDKGTSGTMVIAKNNEAHEFLSAQLQDKSMGRYYLAVINPPLKNDLTQIECPIARSSNNRLKMACQEHGKYAKTVFKNLALSNDEKNQLVACKLFTGRTHQIRVHLESINRHIIGDHIYSLSPKQEKSERILLHAYIIYFVHPKSKEKLSFAVLPDEKMMGYINKKFNKEQIDEIMDINHIMYSFTANS; encoded by the coding sequence TTGAATGAAAAAAAGAGTTATATTTGCAACGAAGCCCAGCGTCTTGATACATTTTTAGCGTTAGAAATCGGGCAAAGTCGTTCACAAATTACACAGTTAATTAAAAAAGAGTGTGTGTATGTTGATGAAAAAATAGTTTCTCGATGCGGTGTTAAACTAAAAGAAAATCAAGTAGTTAAAGTTAATTTTCCTGATGTTGAAACAAAACCGGCGTTAGATATTGATTTTCATGTTGAGACACTTTATGAAGATGATGATGTTTTGGTTATAAACAAACCAAGCGGACTTACAGTCCATCCTGCGCCCAGTGTAAAAGAAGCGACACTTGTTGACTGGTTAAAGCATAAAGGGATAAGACTCTCTACAATAAGCGGAGATGAACGCCATGGTATAGTTCACAGACTTGATAAAGGTACAAGTGGAACTATGGTAATAGCAAAAAATAATGAAGCTCATGAATTTTTATCTGCTCAACTTCAAGATAAAAGTATGGGCAGATATTATTTGGCGGTTATTAATCCTCCTCTTAAAAATGATTTAACTCAGATAGAGTGCCCCATTGCCAGAAGTTCAAATAATAGACTTAAAATGGCTTGTCAGGAGCACGGAAAATATGCTAAAACAGTTTTTAAAAATTTAGCATTATCAAATGATGAGAAAAACCAGCTTGTCGCATGTAAACTTTTCACAGGAAGAACGCATCAAATTCGTGTTCATTTAGAGAGTATAAATCGTCACATAATAGGTGATCATATCTACTCTTTAAGCCCAAAACAAGAAAAATCAGAACGAATTTTGCTTCATGCGTATATAATATACTTCGTTCATCCCAAGAGCAAAGAGAAACTCTCTTTTGCCGTGTTGCCTGATGAAAAGATGATGGGATATATAAATAAGAAATTTAATAAGGAGCAAATAGATGAAATTATGGACATTAATCACATTATGTACAGCTTCACTGCTAATTCTTAG
- a CDS encoding fibronectin type III domain-containing protein, whose amino-acid sequence MKLWTLITLCTASLLILSGCGAKPTPKKEAVVDDTLPIVKLTNNGTIADVNAIAFEWELITDPRVKGVYIYKIDLDNAKVDSDEYYDTVDNRFSTHYLDSNVEPNSKYGYYFKTYSANAESKKSKITTISSLPLMESVAWLHSIGSMPRSAKIIWRPHTNQKVKAYIIQRKTLEEDIWRDIATVNGRLNAEYIDKNLKDNYTYKYRIKTVTFDNLVSKPSQEVTVVTKKLPKELTQITASTDLPKKIEIKWEESDTKDFLVYRLYRSSSIDGSYKVVIDTKKNSYVDLIEEDGKEYFYRVSVFDKDKLESAYENHSVLGKTLIKPKSPSLVEAKLVNGKVTISWVSSDSRDKSFTVQKRYKKSFIESSIEDFENIKGTQFIDSEIEAGKTYYYKVFSIDTHGIKSEPSIEIELKIEDKTEKNTLSNTEKTLQQNNSVDVNKVDEEIIIPIQDFN is encoded by the coding sequence ATGAAATTATGGACATTAATCACATTATGTACAGCTTCACTGCTAATTCTTAGCGGTTGTGGTGCAAAACCAACACCAAAAAAAGAGGCGGTTGTAGATGATACACTGCCTATTGTTAAGCTTACCAACAACGGGACTATAGCTGATGTTAACGCAATAGCATTTGAGTGGGAACTTATAACAGATCCAAGAGTGAAGGGTGTGTATATATATAAAATTGATTTAGACAATGCAAAAGTGGATAGTGATGAATATTATGATACGGTTGATAATCGTTTTTCTACTCATTATCTTGATTCAAATGTAGAACCAAATTCAAAATATGGATACTATTTTAAAACCTACAGTGCCAATGCTGAGTCAAAAAAAAGCAAAATAACTACAATATCTTCTTTGCCGTTAATGGAGTCTGTAGCGTGGCTTCATAGTATAGGAAGCATGCCAAGAAGTGCAAAAATAATTTGGCGGCCGCATACAAATCAAAAAGTAAAAGCTTATATAATTCAAAGAAAAACTCTCGAAGAGGATATTTGGAGAGATATAGCAACGGTAAATGGGCGATTAAATGCGGAGTATATAGATAAAAATTTAAAAGATAATTATACATATAAATATCGTATTAAAACAGTTACATTTGACAATCTCGTCTCAAAACCGAGTCAGGAAGTTACAGTTGTGACAAAAAAGCTGCCAAAAGAGCTGACACAAATAACCGCTTCAACCGATTTACCAAAAAAAATTGAAATTAAATGGGAAGAGAGCGATACAAAAGATTTTTTAGTATATAGACTTTATAGATCTTCTAGTATTGATGGGAGTTATAAGGTAGTTATTGATACAAAAAAGAATTCATATGTTGATTTGATTGAAGAAGATGGTAAAGAGTATTTTTACAGAGTGAGTGTTTTTGATAAAGATAAACTAGAAAGTGCTTATGAAAATCATTCAGTTTTAGGTAAAACTTTGATTAAACCAAAATCACCCTCTTTGGTTGAAGCAAAATTAGTTAATGGTAAAGTTACCATATCTTGGGTGAGTTCAGATTCAAGAGATAAAAGTTTTACTGTTCAAAAAAGATATAAAAAAAGTTTTATTGAAAGTTCAATTGAAGATTTTGAAAATATAAAAGGCACTCAATTTATTGATTCAGAAATTGAAGCCGGTAAAACATACTATTACAAAGTGTTTTCAATTGACACTCATGGCATTAAGTCAGAACCGAGTATAGAAATCGAGTTAAAAATCGAAGACAAGACAGAAAAAAACACTTTGAGCAATACAGAAAAAACATTACAACAAAATAACTCTGTAGATGTAAATAAAGTAGATGAAGAGATAATAATACCAATACAAGATTTTAATTAA
- the trmB gene encoding tRNA (guanosine(46)-N7)-methyltransferase TrmB, whose protein sequence is MPHLHIEEFKKTEFPSQEDGVLFNFIADNINHKEEKLISVKVDENEFFLLVKDENGKSLLKSDKLTRPASIYNVHKALLSYAKAAHLNVLSSNVPQNQKNIHLQEVTALKDINYFATNFPKNREIRIEVGFGSGRHLLHQAINNPDTLFIGIEIHHPSIEQVLKQITIKNLDNLLVLNYDARLFMELVPSNIVGKIYVHFPVPWDKKPHRRVISTAFIEEANRILKVGGTLELRTDSENYYAYSYETFIAFKKTTLYINKNRDIAVTSKYEDRWKKMEKNIYDLTMINDEESSELILEGDFNFSEVKLSTEEILKLHKEIKKFNGGFIHFERTYMLKDGIMLRMSMGSFDKPEHLYVIVKKDKAFYYPNSPLKSKSNLAAHQFLNRVLHG, encoded by the coding sequence ATGCCACACCTACATATAGAAGAGTTTAAAAAAACAGAGTTTCCATCGCAAGAAGATGGAGTTTTATTTAATTTTATAGCTGATAATATTAACCATAAAGAGGAGAAACTAATTTCAGTTAAAGTAGATGAAAATGAGTTTTTTTTATTGGTTAAAGATGAAAATGGAAAGAGTTTATTAAAAAGTGACAAATTAACAAGACCTGCTTCGATATATAATGTACATAAGGCTCTTTTGTCTTATGCAAAAGCAGCTCATTTAAATGTGCTCTCTTCAAATGTGCCGCAAAATCAAAAAAATATTCATCTTCAAGAGGTTACAGCGCTCAAAGATATAAACTATTTTGCAACAAACTTTCCAAAAAACAGAGAAATTCGTATTGAAGTTGGTTTCGGCTCAGGCCGTCATCTGCTTCATCAAGCCATAAACAATCCAGATACTCTTTTTATCGGTATAGAGATACATCACCCCTCAATTGAGCAGGTATTAAAACAGATAACAATTAAAAATCTTGATAATTTGCTTGTATTAAACTATGATGCAAGACTTTTTATGGAACTAGTACCATCAAATATTGTAGGAAAAATTTATGTGCATTTTCCTGTTCCATGGGATAAAAAACCTCATAGAAGGGTTATCTCCACTGCATTTATTGAAGAAGCAAATCGTATCTTAAAAGTTGGAGGAACTTTAGAGCTTAGAACGGATAGTGAAAACTATTATGCTTACTCTTATGAAACTTTTATAGCTTTTAAAAAAACAACACTTTATATAAATAAAAACAGAGATATTGCAGTAACAAGCAAGTATGAAGACCGATGGAAAAAGATGGAAAAAAACATTTATGATTTGACTATGATAAATGATGAAGAGTCTTCCGAGTTAATCTTAGAAGGTGATTTTAATTTTTCAGAAGTAAAACTTTCAACTGAAGAAATTTTAAAACTTCATAAAGAGATAAAAAAATTTAATGGTGGATTTATTCATTTTGAGAGAACTTATATGTTAAAAGATGGGATAATGCTTCGTATGTCAATGGGCAGTTTTGACAAACCTGAGCATCTTTATGTTATTGTTAAAAAAGATAAAGCATTTTACTATCCAAACTCTCCTTTAAAATCAAAAAGCAATCTTGCGGCACATCAATTTTTAAACAGAGTTCTTCATGGATAG
- a CDS encoding cell division ATP-binding protein FtsE, with protein MDRVIVAKDLSLSYSNNETIINKVNFSVNSGSFVFITGASGSGKSTLLKSLFGALKPKQGSLIVGGVELAGVSRSKLNFLRRHIGIVFQDYKLIKEWTIDKNIMLPLLISGYVKSVANNQVDKLLKHVRLNHQSGKYPLELSGGEQQRVAMARALAHNPIMILADEPTGNLDEYSSQLIWNLLEGANEQLNTTVIVVTHHIPQNLNIDYKHFHIEYGSIHEVC; from the coding sequence ATGGATAGAGTTATTGTGGCCAAAGATCTTTCATTATCTTATTCAAATAATGAAACTATTATCAATAAAGTAAATTTTTCAGTAAACTCTGGCAGTTTTGTATTTATAACGGGAGCAAGCGGCAGCGGAAAATCAACACTTTTAAAATCTCTTTTTGGAGCATTAAAGCCAAAGCAGGGAAGTCTTATAGTCGGGGGTGTTGAACTTGCAGGTGTTTCACGCTCAAAACTAAATTTTTTAAGACGACATATAGGAATTGTTTTTCAAGATTATAAGTTAATAAAAGAGTGGACCATCGATAAAAATATTATGCTTCCTTTGCTTATTAGCGGGTATGTAAAAAGTGTTGCAAATAATCAAGTAGATAAATTATTGAAACATGTAAGACTCAATCATCAATCAGGCAAATATCCGCTTGAACTCAGCGGTGGCGAGCAACAGAGAGTTGCAATGGCTAGAGCACTTGCTCATAATCCTATTATGATTTTAGCTGATGAGCCTACAGGCAATCTTGATGAATACTCTTCACAGTTAATTTGGAATCTTCTAGAGGGCGCGAATGAACAGCTAAATACTACAGTTATAGTTGTCACACATCATATTCCGCAAAATTTAAATATCGATTATAAACATTTTCATATAGAATATGGGAGTATACATGAAGTCTGTTAA
- a CDS encoding cell division protein FtsX, whose protein sequence is MKSVKNHFSLVIALLSILFSIQAFFIIDRSIEAYKTNLANIYSVIAVSKKPLANSDILSINKLIAGVQELSPDAVIEKFSSDMTSENRELLKNTLPKFYKLSLAYYPTPQEVKKLRSDLLNSSNITKVEDFSYAHDTTYKLLLLFKNVVALFAFVVFVVTVLLIMKELKIWQYKHNERMTIMGFFGAALWLRSAVLFRLAIVDALIASFLAFGMFIYLSSSPWLIDQFSNIGIKIVIFNPIDDFLFLLSIAISISILLAFLIVLGHKEEA, encoded by the coding sequence ATGAAGTCTGTTAAGAACCATTTTTCATTAGTAATTGCACTATTGAGTATATTGTTTTCTATACAGGCGTTTTTTATTATTGATCGTTCAATTGAAGCATATAAAACAAATCTAGCAAATATTTATTCTGTTATAGCAGTTAGCAAAAAGCCTTTGGCTAATAGTGATATTTTAAGTATAAATAAATTAATAGCAGGCGTGCAAGAACTTTCACCTGATGCTGTAATAGAGAAATTCAGCAGTGATATGACAAGTGAAAATAGAGAACTTTTAAAAAATACATTGCCAAAGTTTTACAAATTAAGTCTTGCTTATTATCCAACGCCGCAGGAAGTCAAAAAATTAAGAAGCGACTTATTAAACAGCAGCAATATAACAAAAGTAGAAGATTTTTCTTATGCTCATGATACTACATACAAGCTTTTGCTTTTATTTAAAAATGTTGTTGCGCTTTTTGCTTTCGTAGTTTTTGTTGTTACTGTTTTATTGATAATGAAAGAACTGAAAATTTGGCAATATAAACATAATGAACGAATGACAATTATGGGATTTTTCGGTGCAGCTTTATGGCTTCGTTCAGCTGTACTTTTTAGGCTTGCCATAGTTGATGCATTGATAGCGAGTTTTTTAGCTTTTGGAATGTTTATCTATCTTTCATCATCTCCTTGGTTGATAGATCAGTTTAGCAATATTGGAATAAAGATAGTTATATTTAATCCCATAGATGATTTTTTATTTCTTTTAAGTATTGCTATATCTATTTCAATACTTTTAGCATTTCTTATAGTTTTGGGACATAAAGAAGAAGCATGA